One stretch of Sinomonas terrae DNA includes these proteins:
- a CDS encoding prenyltransferase encodes MTLALPAPRGLIAAVVVSSRPLSWVNTAYPFAAAYFLSSRSLDWRLLVGTVFFLVPYNAAMYGTNDVFDYESDLRNPRKGGAEGGVLDPSLHLATLWLVWGSCVPFVALLVLGGSPGSWAALALSLFAVAAYSVPVLRFKERPVLDSLTSSTHFVSPAVYGLALAGARPSSGVLAALGAFFAWGVASHAFGAVQDIVPDREARIASVATLFGARATVRFAVVCYLAAGALLLLGSEGLGRWAGLLVLPYAANAAPFLKVSDAESGRARAGWRRFLWLNYLTGFLVTLVLIAIGLGL; translated from the coding sequence ATGACTCTCGCCCTGCCCGCACCGCGCGGCCTGATCGCCGCCGTCGTGGTCTCGTCCCGCCCGCTCTCGTGGGTCAACACGGCGTATCCCTTCGCGGCCGCCTACTTCCTCTCGAGCCGGAGCCTCGACTGGCGCCTGCTCGTGGGGACGGTGTTCTTCCTCGTACCGTACAACGCGGCGATGTACGGCACCAACGACGTCTTCGACTACGAGTCAGATCTCCGGAACCCCCGCAAGGGCGGCGCCGAGGGCGGCGTGCTCGACCCGTCGCTGCACCTCGCCACGCTCTGGCTCGTGTGGGGATCGTGCGTGCCGTTCGTTGCTCTGCTGGTGCTCGGCGGGTCGCCGGGCAGTTGGGCGGCGCTCGCGCTCTCGCTCTTCGCCGTCGCCGCCTACAGCGTGCCCGTGCTCCGGTTCAAGGAGCGGCCGGTCCTGGATTCGCTCACGTCGAGTACGCACTTCGTCTCGCCCGCCGTATACGGGCTCGCCCTCGCGGGGGCCCGGCCCTCGTCCGGCGTGCTCGCGGCCCTCGGTGCGTTCTTCGCGTGGGGCGTTGCGAGCCATGCCTTTGGCGCGGTGCAGGACATCGTTCCCGACCGCGAGGCCCGCATCGCCTCGGTCGCGACCCTGTTCGGCGCCCGCGCGACGGTGCGTTTCGCCGTCGTCTGCTACCTTGCGGCAGGCGCGCTTCTGCTGCTCGGCTCGGAAGGGCTGGGCAGATGGGCCGGCCTGCTTGTGCTCCCCTACGCCGCGAACGCGGCTCCGTTCCTGAAGGTGAGTGACGCGGAATCCGGCCGCGCTCGTGCTGGATGGCGCCGCTTCCTCTGGCTCAACTACCTGACAGGATTCCTCGTGACTCTCGTCCTCATCGCGATCGGGCTGGGCCTATGA
- a CDS encoding lycopene cyclase domain-containing protein, which yields MTYPLVDVVFLALALLALAAMLRAGKFRVQKLQATHPLRRRPFWRPLLAAGAALMVLTAVFDSVMIAVGLFGYRSGTFSGVLVGLAPIEDFAYPLAAAVVLPALWRWLRKEVG from the coding sequence GTGACGTACCCTCTCGTCGACGTCGTCTTCCTCGCGCTCGCGTTGCTCGCGCTCGCCGCGATGCTCAGGGCCGGGAAGTTTCGGGTACAGAAACTCCAGGCGACCCACCCCCTCCGGCGCAGACCCTTCTGGCGCCCCCTGCTCGCCGCCGGCGCCGCCCTCATGGTGCTCACGGCGGTCTTCGACAGCGTCATGATCGCCGTCGGACTCTTCGGCTATCGGTCTGGGACGTTCAGCGGGGTCCTCGTCGGTCTCGCGCCGATCGAGGATTTCGCGTACCCGCTCGCGGCCGCCGTCGTGCTCCCGGCGCTCTGGCGCTGGCTCAGAAAGGAGGTCGGATGA
- a CDS encoding monovalent cation/H+ antiporter complex subunit F — translation MSDQTLWTAVTLALLVAGVAPAVYLAARGSNVQRLIGLQLLSASGSLVLIGLSAIVNQSSYLIVPLVLAVLGATGTLVYTRLLTPRIDSEEDAR, via the coding sequence GTGAGCGACCAGACGCTGTGGACCGCCGTCACCCTCGCGCTCCTCGTGGCCGGCGTCGCCCCTGCCGTGTATCTCGCGGCCCGCGGAAGCAATGTCCAGCGCCTGATCGGCCTCCAACTCCTCAGCGCCTCGGGAAGCCTCGTGCTCATCGGCCTCTCGGCGATCGTCAACCAGTCCTCGTACCTCATCGTCCCGCTCGTGCTCGCCGTCCTCGGAGCCACGGGAACCCTTGTCTACACGCGCCTTCTGACGCCGCGCATCGACTCGGAGGAGGACGCCAGGTGA
- a CDS encoding cryptochrome/photolyase family protein, with protein MSSPSVVWFRDDLRTADNPALHAAMDAGPTFALYVLDEESPGIRPLGGAARWWLHYALVALREELGRIGVPLVLRRGPAAAVVPAVAAEAGAGGLFWNRRYGAGERRADAAVKQIARSSGRRAESHQASLLHEPWELTTRQGGPYKVFTPFWKELSSREFRHPLPAPEGQRAPEETPRGDSLEQWGLLPGDPDWSGPLTEAWTPGPHAAHELLEEFADAALTDYSEDRERPGLAGTSRLSPYLRWGHVSPFEVWHAIGRRRREAPEGSAAFASELGWREFAWHQLYHHPDLATVNLRREFDAYPWWSAGDGGSMGDGGEQAALLARWRRGTTGLPLVDAGQRELWATGWMHNRVRMVSASLLVKNLGIDWRLGEQWFWDTLVDADPASNPFNWQWAAGCGADASPFFRIFNPLTQEKVHDPDGTYTRRWIPELGTPEYPEACVDLKKSRAAALEAFRSLPRNGSSSGRP; from the coding sequence ATGAGCTCACCTTCCGTGGTCTGGTTCCGCGACGACCTGCGGACCGCCGACAACCCGGCGCTCCATGCCGCGATGGACGCCGGGCCCACGTTCGCGCTCTACGTGCTCGACGAGGAGTCCCCGGGCATCCGTCCGCTGGGCGGAGCCGCCCGCTGGTGGCTCCACTACGCGCTCGTGGCCCTCCGGGAGGAGCTCGGCCGGATCGGCGTGCCGCTGGTCTTGCGACGCGGGCCCGCGGCCGCCGTCGTCCCCGCCGTCGCAGCGGAAGCCGGGGCCGGGGGACTCTTCTGGAACCGCCGCTACGGGGCAGGGGAGCGGCGCGCCGACGCGGCAGTGAAGCAGATTGCCCGCTCTTCGGGACGGCGGGCCGAGAGCCATCAGGCCTCGCTCCTGCACGAGCCGTGGGAACTCACCACGCGCCAAGGTGGACCCTACAAAGTCTTCACGCCATTCTGGAAGGAGCTCAGCTCCCGCGAATTCCGTCACCCCCTGCCCGCTCCCGAGGGGCAGCGGGCGCCGGAGGAGACTCCCCGGGGAGACAGTCTCGAGCAGTGGGGCCTTCTCCCCGGGGACCCTGACTGGTCTGGCCCCCTCACCGAGGCGTGGACCCCGGGGCCGCACGCCGCGCATGAGCTGCTCGAGGAGTTCGCGGACGCCGCCCTGACCGACTACTCGGAGGACCGCGAGCGGCCGGGACTGGCCGGGACGAGCCGCCTCTCGCCGTATCTGCGCTGGGGCCATGTGAGCCCGTTCGAGGTGTGGCACGCGATCGGACGACGGCGCCGCGAGGCTCCCGAGGGCAGCGCAGCCTTCGCGTCGGAGCTGGGCTGGCGTGAGTTCGCTTGGCACCAGCTCTACCACCATCCGGATCTTGCGACCGTCAACCTGCGGCGGGAATTCGACGCGTACCCGTGGTGGTCGGCGGGCGACGGCGGGTCGATGGGCGACGGCGGGGAGCAAGCCGCGCTCCTGGCGCGCTGGCGGCGCGGGACGACTGGCTTGCCCCTCGTGGACGCAGGCCAGCGCGAGCTCTGGGCGACGGGATGGATGCACAACCGCGTTCGCATGGTCTCGGCGAGCCTGCTCGTGAAGAACCTCGGCATCGACTGGAGGCTGGGCGAGCAGTGGTTCTGGGACACGCTCGTCGACGCCGATCCGGCATCCAATCCGTTCAACTGGCAGTGGGCGGCGGGCTGCGGAGCGGACGCCTCGCCGTTCTTCCGGATCTTCAACCCGCTCACCCAGGAGAAGGTGCACGATCCGGACGGGACGTATACGCGGCGCTGGATCCCCGAGCTCGGAACGCCGGAGTACCCGGAGGCGTGCGTGGACCTCAAGAAGTCGCGCGCAGCCGCGCTCGAGGCCTTCCGGTCCCTGCCTCGGAACGGTTCATCGAGTGGGCGGCCCTAG
- a CDS encoding MnhB domain-containing protein — protein MSRRARLTLLWIGLAAFGLAMAAAFTGIPEFGGTFHPYRDLAVVATFARATANGVSSINFDQRGFDTFGEETILFCAVVGVATLLRPVHRERRRDVGGGGKVLESTSLLVYVLFPLTLVLAADVVAHGAITPGGGFQGGVVLSTGIHLLYVGGRFTLLRRLRPLEWFEQGEALGVVLFGALGLAGAALGSALFANFAPQGQLSDFISAGTVPLFNIAVGMTVCSSVVILLAGFLDQALAIRSDPGTRGDPPDADAKEESAS, from the coding sequence ATGAGCCGCCGAGCCCGCCTCACCCTCCTGTGGATCGGCCTAGCCGCCTTCGGCCTGGCGATGGCAGCTGCCTTCACGGGCATTCCCGAATTCGGCGGGACGTTCCACCCCTATCGCGACCTCGCCGTCGTCGCGACCTTCGCGCGCGCAACCGCGAACGGCGTCTCGAGTATCAACTTCGACCAGCGCGGCTTCGACACGTTCGGGGAGGAGACGATCCTGTTCTGCGCGGTGGTCGGCGTCGCGACGCTGCTCCGGCCAGTGCATCGGGAGCGGCGCCGCGACGTCGGAGGCGGGGGCAAAGTCCTAGAATCCACGAGCCTCCTCGTCTACGTCCTGTTCCCGCTGACACTCGTCCTCGCGGCCGACGTCGTTGCGCACGGCGCGATCACCCCGGGGGGCGGGTTCCAGGGCGGGGTGGTCCTCTCGACCGGCATCCACCTCCTCTACGTCGGCGGCCGGTTCACCCTGCTCCGCCGCCTCCGGCCGCTCGAGTGGTTCGAGCAGGGGGAGGCACTCGGCGTCGTCCTCTTCGGCGCGCTCGGCCTCGCGGGGGCCGCCCTCGGCAGCGCCCTGTTCGCCAACTTCGCCCCCCAGGGACAGCTGAGCGACTTCATCTCGGCGGGCACGGTTCCGCTCTTCAACATCGCGGTGGGCATGACGGTGTGCAGCAGCGTCGTCATCCTGCTCGCGGGATTCCTCGACCAGGCACTCGCCATCCGTTCCGACCCGGGAACCCGCGGCGATCCGCCGGACGCCGACGCGAAGGAGGAGTCCGCCTCATGA
- a CDS encoding DUF4040 domain-containing protein, which yields MSSDFLTNALIAVSLTLVLVGAAVVVFTRQPSKQAVVLSVYGILLSIFFVTLQAPDVALSQVAIGTAVVPLIVVLSIRKIASIRDEAKSEAPSRRQEGEQP from the coding sequence ATGAGCTCCGACTTCCTCACGAACGCCCTCATCGCGGTGAGCCTCACCCTCGTCCTGGTGGGGGCCGCCGTCGTCGTATTCACGCGCCAGCCGTCGAAGCAGGCCGTCGTGCTGTCCGTGTACGGGATCCTGCTGAGCATCTTCTTCGTGACGCTGCAGGCGCCGGACGTGGCGCTGAGCCAGGTGGCGATCGGAACGGCCGTCGTGCCGCTCATCGTGGTCCTCTCGATCAGGAAGATCGCGAGCATTCGGGACGAGGCCAAGAGTGAGGCGCCGAGCCGGCGCCAAGAGGGGGAGCAGCCATGA
- a CDS encoding phytoene/squalene synthase family protein produces MSYAIASPLSRYTAAATASSAVVIRRYSTSFGLACRLLAPQLRPEIENIYALVRLADEVVDGAATGAGLAAPAVLEQLDTLEGETYAALTLGYSTNLVVHAFVQTARRAGIGRDLVTPFFASMRRDCDPHAHSGDSLGEYIYGSAEVVGLMCLRAFLADAASTPAERAVMAESARRLGAAFQKVNFLRDLGQDAAQLGRQYFPGVDPGHLHELQKAALVADLRADLAASLPGVRLLPDSSRRAVALAHAIFSELADRIDACPAELLPTTRVSVPTATKARLAAAALLGRVPGRAA; encoded by the coding sequence ATGTCCTACGCGATTGCCTCCCCGCTCAGCCGCTACACGGCCGCCGCGACGGCGAGCTCCGCCGTCGTCATCCGCCGCTATTCGACCTCCTTCGGGCTCGCGTGCCGGCTCCTCGCCCCGCAGCTGAGGCCGGAGATCGAGAACATCTACGCGCTCGTCCGCCTTGCGGACGAGGTGGTCGACGGCGCGGCGACGGGAGCCGGGCTCGCGGCCCCCGCGGTGCTCGAACAGCTCGACACCCTCGAGGGGGAGACCTACGCCGCGCTCACGCTCGGCTACAGCACGAACCTCGTGGTCCACGCCTTCGTCCAGACGGCCAGACGAGCCGGGATCGGCCGCGACCTCGTCACACCGTTCTTCGCCTCGATGCGGCGCGACTGCGATCCGCACGCCCACTCTGGCGATTCCCTGGGCGAGTACATCTACGGTTCCGCCGAAGTCGTGGGGCTGATGTGCCTGCGCGCCTTCCTCGCCGACGCCGCTTCGACGCCGGCCGAACGCGCGGTCATGGCAGAGTCCGCCCGCCGCCTCGGGGCCGCGTTCCAGAAGGTCAACTTCCTGCGGGACCTCGGCCAGGACGCCGCGCAGCTGGGACGCCAGTACTTCCCTGGGGTAGACCCGGGGCACCTGCACGAGCTGCAGAAGGCGGCCCTTGTCGCGGACCTGAGGGCAGATCTTGCGGCCTCGCTTCCCGGGGTTCGCCTGCTCCCCGATTCGTCGCGGCGAGCCGTCGCGCTCGCCCACGCGATCTTCTCCGAGCTCGCCGACCGGATCGACGCCTGCCCAGCCGAGCTGCTCCCGACGACGCGCGTGAGCGTTCCGACGGCCACCAAGGCACGCCTCGCAGCCGCGGCGCTGCTCGGCAGGGTGCCGGGGAGGGCGGCATGA
- a CDS encoding polyprenyl synthetase family protein, with amino-acid sequence MIATATQTAAKPRWASVAPRVEELLAEFCASERAAAPRGRAQELWFHVARSLDGGKRVRPQLACVAYTSFGGDSAEACAAVGAAFEFLHAALLLHDDVIDRDFVRRGRPNVAGIYREHGLRRGLPPSEAEHIGASVALIAGDLLLAASLRVLERATTVASVRDSLAGVFHRAIADAAAGELADVLLSGGAGLSSGDGSVDEVLEMERLKTAVYSFEAPLRAGAILAGAAREEVDAVGRVGTLIGVAYQVIDDVLGTFGDERQTGKPTTSDLREGKLTVLTAFARDEALIGQQPERVREILDKAGARGHALNLAHSLVTEALDEAARADLPPALRSELTRICNHVLHRES; translated from the coding sequence ATGATCGCAACAGCCACCCAGACAGCTGCGAAGCCGAGGTGGGCAAGCGTGGCGCCGCGCGTCGAGGAGTTGCTCGCGGAATTCTGCGCCTCCGAGCGGGCGGCGGCGCCCAGGGGCCGTGCCCAGGAGCTGTGGTTCCACGTTGCCCGGTCACTCGATGGCGGGAAGCGGGTCCGGCCTCAGCTGGCCTGCGTCGCCTACACGTCATTCGGAGGCGACTCCGCCGAGGCCTGCGCCGCCGTGGGCGCCGCCTTCGAGTTCCTGCATGCGGCGCTTCTCCTGCACGACGACGTCATCGACCGCGACTTCGTGCGCCGAGGCCGCCCCAACGTCGCCGGCATCTACCGGGAACACGGCCTCCGCCGCGGCCTGCCGCCTTCCGAGGCCGAGCACATCGGCGCGTCCGTCGCGCTCATCGCCGGGGACCTGCTCCTCGCCGCGTCGCTCCGTGTGCTCGAGCGGGCGACGACGGTCGCGTCCGTCCGCGACAGCCTCGCCGGAGTCTTCCACCGGGCCATCGCCGATGCCGCGGCGGGCGAACTTGCCGACGTCCTCCTGTCGGGGGGCGCCGGCCTGTCGAGCGGGGACGGCAGCGTCGACGAGGTCCTCGAAATGGAGCGCCTGAAAACCGCCGTCTACTCCTTCGAAGCGCCGCTCCGGGCGGGAGCGATCCTGGCGGGCGCGGCGCGGGAGGAGGTCGACGCCGTCGGACGCGTCGGGACGCTCATCGGCGTCGCCTATCAGGTCATCGACGACGTCCTCGGGACCTTCGGCGACGAACGGCAGACAGGCAAGCCGACGACCTCAGACCTTCGAGAGGGAAAGCTCACGGTCCTGACTGCGTTCGCCCGCGACGAGGCGCTCATCGGCCAGCAGCCCGAACGCGTCCGCGAGATCCTCGACAAGGCGGGGGCGCGGGGTCACGCCCTGAACCTCGCCCACTCCCTCGTCACGGAGGCCCTCGACGAGGCCGCGCGGGCAGACCTGCCCCCGGCCCTCCGTTCCGAGCTCACGCGCATCTGCAACCACGTCCTCCACCGGGAGAGCTGA
- a CDS encoding MarR family winged helix-turn-helix transcriptional regulator, translating into MPDEPRPDPENRDALRSSPGFELLFLLQKFTTEAERYSEVVRRQHGLARNDIHAINAVVEAERAGAVATPGELRERLVLSSAAMTAVLDRLEASGHLERRHSAEDRRQVLLAATPSARETGREMFDPMVQHMLPILSEYTPEQIALVTGMIRQLTVAIAEAREGLARAERDA; encoded by the coding sequence GTGCCAGACGAGCCGCGCCCCGACCCCGAGAACCGCGATGCATTGCGCTCATCGCCGGGTTTCGAGCTGCTGTTCCTGCTCCAGAAGTTCACGACCGAGGCCGAACGCTACTCCGAGGTGGTGCGGCGCCAGCACGGCCTCGCACGCAACGACATCCACGCCATCAATGCCGTGGTGGAAGCGGAGCGGGCCGGTGCCGTCGCGACGCCGGGCGAGCTCCGGGAGCGGCTGGTCCTGAGCTCGGCCGCGATGACCGCGGTGCTCGACAGGCTCGAGGCCTCGGGCCACCTCGAACGGCGGCACAGTGCGGAGGACCGACGGCAGGTGCTGCTCGCGGCGACCCCGAGCGCGCGCGAGACGGGCCGAGAGATGTTCGACCCCATGGTCCAGCACATGCTCCCGATCCTCTCCGAGTACACGCCCGAGCAGATCGCCCTCGTGACGGGCATGATCCGGCAGCTGACCGTGGCGATCGCGGAGGCGAGGGAGGGCCTCGCCCGCGCCGAGAGGGACGCCTAG
- a CDS encoding lycopene cyclase domain-containing protein, producing the protein MAYLSCLLVGAACLAVLDRRFRLFLWRAPRAGALVLAAGVVFFLAWDAAGIAAGVFEHAPSPLATGVMLAPELPLEEPFFLAFFCYATMLLFTGAERVLPGRRGS; encoded by the coding sequence ATGGCCTACCTGAGCTGCCTGCTGGTCGGGGCCGCCTGCCTTGCCGTCCTCGACCGCCGCTTCCGACTCTTCCTCTGGCGCGCCCCACGCGCGGGCGCCCTCGTGCTCGCGGCCGGTGTCGTCTTCTTCCTCGCGTGGGACGCTGCCGGAATCGCCGCGGGCGTCTTCGAGCACGCTCCCTCGCCCCTCGCGACCGGCGTCATGCTCGCGCCCGAACTCCCCCTCGAGGAACCCTTCTTCCTCGCGTTCTTCTGCTACGCGACCATGCTGCTGTTCACGGGGGCCGAGCGCGTCCTGCCGGGAAGGCGGGGCTCGTGA
- the crtI gene encoding phytoene desaturase family protein, producing MTRPAGRSGKARTVVVIGGGIAGLATAALLARDGHAVHLLEQQDSLGGRAGRWEAGGFRFDTGPSWYLMPEVIDHWFRLMGTSAAAELDLVRLDPGYRTFFEGEASPVDVPASREGAVALFESLDPGSGARLAQYLDEAEDAYRVATQRFLYDDFSSLRGLASPDILRRLPRLAALLTQTLDGRIARRFRDPRERQILGYPAVFLGTTPFRAPALYQLMSHLDLGQGVLYPRGGFAALVDAMERLARGAGVDVCLGARARRIVTGEFAGGVRVAGVEWTDDGGRGRRLDADVVVGAADLHHLETELLPAALRSHSEEAWSRRDPGPAAVLACLGIRGRLPELAHHNLFFVRDWRDNFRRITAGLHLAEATSLYVSRTSATDPHAAPAGDESLFVLVPAPAKPEWGRGGVDGSGSPAVEAVGDAAIRQVSEWARIPDLARRVVVRRTIGPADFAADFNAWRGGALGLAHTLGQSAMFRPANASRTVSGLLYAGASVRPGIGVPMCLISAELVLKRVRGDRLPGPAGLVEAKSLEVPWPT from the coding sequence ATGACGCGGCCCGCCGGACGGTCCGGGAAGGCGCGCACCGTCGTCGTCATCGGCGGGGGCATCGCGGGGCTCGCGACGGCCGCCCTGCTCGCCAGGGACGGCCACGCTGTTCACCTGCTCGAGCAGCAGGATTCCCTCGGTGGGCGTGCGGGCCGGTGGGAGGCGGGAGGTTTCCGGTTCGATACCGGGCCCTCCTGGTACCTCATGCCCGAGGTCATCGACCACTGGTTCCGCCTCATGGGCACGAGCGCGGCCGCCGAACTCGACCTCGTGCGCTTGGATCCGGGGTACCGGACGTTCTTCGAGGGCGAGGCAAGCCCGGTGGACGTTCCCGCGAGCCGTGAGGGCGCCGTCGCACTCTTCGAGTCTCTCGACCCAGGCTCGGGTGCTCGGCTCGCGCAATATCTCGACGAGGCGGAGGACGCCTATCGCGTCGCCACCCAACGCTTCCTCTACGACGACTTCTCCTCGCTCCGGGGCCTCGCGAGTCCTGACATCCTCCGCCGGCTGCCCCGGCTCGCCGCTCTCCTCACCCAGACGCTCGACGGACGCATCGCGCGCCGGTTCCGCGACCCGCGGGAGCGGCAGATCCTCGGCTATCCCGCGGTCTTCCTGGGCACGACGCCGTTCCGCGCCCCCGCGTTGTACCAGCTCATGAGCCACCTCGACCTCGGGCAAGGCGTCCTGTATCCAAGGGGCGGCTTTGCGGCGCTCGTGGACGCGATGGAGCGGCTCGCGCGCGGGGCCGGCGTCGACGTCTGCCTCGGGGCGCGGGCCCGGCGGATCGTCACGGGGGAGTTTGCGGGCGGAGTCCGGGTCGCGGGCGTCGAATGGACGGACGACGGCGGGCGCGGGCGTCGTCTGGACGCTGACGTCGTGGTGGGGGCGGCCGACCTCCACCACCTCGAGACTGAGCTCCTTCCGGCCGCTCTCCGCTCGCACTCGGAGGAGGCGTGGTCGCGCCGCGACCCCGGGCCGGCCGCGGTCCTCGCGTGCCTCGGCATCCGCGGCCGGCTGCCTGAGCTTGCCCATCACAACCTGTTCTTCGTGAGGGACTGGCGGGACAACTTCCGCCGCATCACCGCCGGCCTGCACCTCGCGGAGGCGACCTCGCTCTACGTGTCGCGGACGAGCGCAACCGATCCGCACGCGGCCCCGGCCGGAGACGAGAGCCTGTTCGTCCTCGTGCCCGCGCCCGCGAAGCCCGAGTGGGGGCGCGGGGGCGTGGACGGTTCCGGCTCCCCAGCCGTGGAGGCCGTCGGGGACGCCGCGATCCGACAAGTGTCCGAGTGGGCCCGCATTCCCGACCTCGCTCGTCGCGTGGTGGTTCGGCGGACCATTGGCCCTGCAGACTTCGCGGCCGATTTCAACGCCTGGCGCGGCGGCGCCCTCGGACTCGCCCACACCCTCGGGCAGAGCGCGATGTTCCGGCCGGCAAACGCGAGCCGGACCGTCTCGGGGCTGCTCTATGCCGGTGCGTCCGTGCGGCCCGGGATCGGCGTCCCGATGTGCCTCATCAGTGCCGAGCTCGTCCTGAAGCGGGTCCGGGGAGACCGCCTGCCGGGGCCTGCGGGTCTCGTGGAGGCCAAGTCGCTGGAGGTGCCATGGCCTACCTGA
- a CDS encoding tryptophan-rich sensory protein, whose translation MKAQETHPHSAVLPAVLTAASAGVALVLAAVGSGAFGGTPVNDAAGGYFSSTATPVAPGVPAFSIWSVIYAGLLAYGVWQLLPAARISRRQASIRPWAAASMLLNAAWLWVVQLGSVPASLGVMVALLAVLCRIFEVARAHAPESRTEAIVSDGTFGLYLGWICVATIANVAAVLAWAGLVLPAEPTSVVVLCLGALVGIALAFRGAWAALLAIAWGLAWIAVARAAGPLVLPATALTAGTAAVAVLAAGLLLAGRGKMRMRRMRMRRMRMRRMEHA comes from the coding sequence GTGAAAGCCCAAGAGACCCACCCGCACTCGGCCGTGCTCCCGGCCGTGCTGACCGCCGCTTCGGCTGGCGTCGCCCTTGTGCTGGCCGCCGTCGGGAGCGGCGCCTTCGGCGGAACCCCCGTCAACGACGCCGCTGGAGGCTACTTCTCAAGCACCGCGACGCCCGTTGCGCCCGGCGTTCCCGCCTTCTCGATCTGGAGCGTCATCTACGCGGGCCTCCTCGCCTATGGCGTGTGGCAACTGCTGCCCGCCGCGCGCATCAGCCGGCGTCAGGCCTCGATCCGCCCCTGGGCCGCCGCATCCATGCTCCTGAACGCGGCATGGCTCTGGGTGGTCCAGCTCGGCTCGGTCCCCGCTAGTCTCGGAGTCATGGTGGCTCTCCTGGCCGTCCTGTGCCGGATCTTCGAGGTCGCACGGGCGCACGCCCCGGAGTCGAGAACCGAGGCTATCGTGAGCGACGGAACGTTCGGCCTGTACCTCGGGTGGATCTGCGTGGCCACGATCGCGAACGTGGCCGCCGTCCTCGCGTGGGCGGGTCTCGTGCTGCCCGCCGAGCCGACGTCCGTCGTCGTCCTCTGCCTCGGCGCGCTCGTCGGGATAGCGCTGGCCTTCCGGGGCGCGTGGGCCGCGCTCCTGGCGATCGCGTGGGGCCTCGCGTGGATCGCCGTCGCGCGCGCCGCCGGCCCGCTCGTCCTTCCCGCGACCGCGCTCACGGCCGGGACCGCTGCGGTGGCCGTGCTCGCGGCGGGGCTGCTCCTCGCCGGCCGCGGCAAGATGAGGATGCGCAGGATGAGAATGCGCAGGATGAGAATGCGCAGAATGGAGCACGCATGA